The DNA window ctgcaggccagaaaagggcaccagatatcattacagatggttgtgagccaccatgtggttgctgggaaatgaactcaggacctttggaagaacagtctgtgctcttaaccactgaggtatctctccagcccccccttttttattttttgaagttgcaTTTTGAGACTGCCATAGGCTCACTCAAAAAATGcttgtccttgaggattataaggaatacatGTTTCATATTCAATTTGCCACTGACAACAAAATTGGTAAAAAGCGTTATTAATATATCCAGatctattatctgttttaataacTTTTGGTATCCCCATATTGGAGAAACATTTCAGGCAATGGGTGATTACATGCTTAGTAGCTTTACCAGTTTGAGCagtagccattaaaaatcctgaatatgaaaaaaaaatcctgaatatgtatcaaTTGTCACATgcatatatttcaattttccaaattctgtaaTATGAGTAACATCTATTTGTCATATATTATAAGGAAGAAGACCTTGAGGATTTATACAAAATGAGATACAGTCAAATATTATGGACTCATAACACATTTTTTAACAATTTGATGAGCAGTTTCTCTTGTTATACCAAATTGTTTTCTTAAGCTTTTACTATTTTGCATCATATTTTCTATGATGCAAAGCATGTGATCACTGAGCAAGCTCAACTTGAGATAAAGCAATCAATTGAGTAAATTTATCAACTAAAGCATTACCTTCAGCCAATGGACCAGGAAGATTTGATTGTGCTCAAGTATGTTCCacaaaatatgttattttttttaatgaatggcACCCTGAATTTGTTGAAATAACATTCTTATTTGCCCATTAATAGTTTTAATATAAGAAACAGTTTCTATAACTTGAAGAACTCTATAAATATATTCACTATCTGTgtataaattaaatgaattatcTTTCTGAACTTGAAAGATCAACAGCTCAACTCAACAACTTGAGCTGAATCAGGAGTAGTCTGAACTACATATCTTGTACCATATTCACATAAGCTGCTTTCCCAATAAGATGAACCATCAGTACAAACCAAAGCATCATCTTTCACTGGAGTATGCATTactactttagaaaaaaaaaaaaaaaagaatgcatctgaGCGAACTGTAATAATTGATCAGCAGGATAATGATTATCAATTTGGCCCAAAGACTGAGCAAAAGCAATTGCCtaagaatctttatttttttgggggggggggggcgggttcaagacagggtttcttgtggtggtaatctaattgtacagaattattattttgattgtatgttaataaataaagttgtctgggggtcagagctattagagccatagcaagagtgtggcggtggtggcacacgcctttaatcccatagatatctgtgtgttcagggtcagagctattagagccatagcaagagtgtggcggtggtggcacacgcctttaatcccataagatctctgtgtgttcagggatacagtcagcattggagacatatacctttaagacctagggggctgtacattcagacagtgacgaggcagtcatgtgtttgggtttacaaccaatgagaaggcagaacaacatactataaaaaaacgaaccgacaggaagtaggtcttttttccgtgaagctgggacagcagaaggaagggtgagatttagctctgagctctgacctctcggctttctcttttacattgtttctgtgtttcttatttaataagacggttggttacatcaacagtttctctgtgtagctttgcacctttcctgtaaattactctatagctcaggctggcctcaaactcacagagatccacctgctcctgcctcctgagtgctgggattaaaggtgtgtgccaccagagcCCGGTGGGATCATTTTTGAAAATAGCCAATCAATTTGTTGTTTAGTAAATGGAACGTTTATCACATTTGGTTCCTTTTCAAAATACCTTCTATAATCAACCTATCCCATTTTCCTGTGGTTTATGCTTCTCATTGCCATCACCTGGCAAAACTGTTAAGATCCATAGCCTTCAGTTGTTTCCCATGATCCCTTCATGTCTTTAAGACTTTCATCATCTGGGAGACTCTTATATTGCAAACTTTACCTGTCAGAGCAAGGTGCATTCTTATGTATAAAAGCGttgaggtgcagctttaatatgctattaaataaatattgttttaaatcctatcttatataaaccttatttttataacatgaatTATCATATGGAAATCTATCCCAATCAAAAATATTTGAGGCTTGTTGCCTCCTTAGTCTAAAAGGAGATACAGTGAACAAAGAGCTCATTAGGACTAAGGGAGATATTCTTTAACCTTATTAAAAGATTGTTGCCTGCCATGTGGCTGCACATttcatgatgaggtcaccagccaagatagAGGAAggccatgtggttgctgtttaaaattaaacaatagttacatgcacacatacacatagatccAACTTTCATTCATACCCATATGGACTTAAAgagttacatacatacacatgtatatatttccatttttaacaaaattttgCAATAAAGAATCATcagcttttttttaatgaagaaaactgGAATTAACATAATATGATTAAATTCCAAATACATCTTACAGTTTTTCTTCACACTCAGCATagttcacatcccctctgaccctCTACAACTGACCACTTACCTTCAGGTCACACCTTTTACTACGTTTGCTCTTCTGGTTAgacaaattccttttttttccccctttcataATTCCAGTCTTTTGCCTCCTCTTGTTTTTCAGACATCATGCAAATTACCATCAAAGTCCTCTTTCTTGTGGTTTCTTCCCAGCAGTTTAAAACATTGCATAggtataacattttaaatgagaatagaaacatatagatATAAGCATATATCATAACAAAAActtatttttgcatatatatatatatatatatatataaacctgtATCAAGGTGAAATATTTCAGATTAGCAACAGTTTTTTTTATCTTGatcaataataatttgtaatcaATTCTCTTAAATGATGACAAGTATTTGCAACccattgaactcaaatgaccaaaatccatgtattttttttcttttcctgtggaggcaaaagaataatttttttcaaaacataatatattttttacttttatccaAAGTCAAAGCTTTTCAGAGTATGCAGACTGGTAATTCAACTTTTTTTCTCAAGCAGTATCAGGACACAGAAGGGTTAAAGAAGGATGCTATTGGCCATCAGAAGAGACCTTGAAGTTATCACAGTGAAGAATCTggcttaggaaggaagggagcgGGACAGTGGACACAGAGTGCGTCCTTGGCTGCCAGGGTTCTGAAAAGATATTTTGTTAAGTCCTCTGACTAAAATTAACAATAACCCCGGATTCTTTTTCGGCATTTGTTCAACTTGCCAATTGTAGGAATAAACTCCCTGATGCTTGGTCTGCAGCTTCCATCTCTGCCCTCACCCTCTGAGAACTGCTGGCTGGCTGCAGGCTTCTCCTGCTGGCCAAGACCAGCTCCACCCTTGTTGCGGGCCTGATAGCAAGAGTGCTACGGAGGAAGGCAGGCCATGCCGCTGTCTTCTTCTCTTCCAGGAAAACGAGGGAGATTAATAGACAGAAACAAGTAGCACTTTAcagacaacaaaataacagaacttCAGCACTGAGATGATGGCCTCACTCAGTTAGTGACTCCTGTCTAACACATGGCTTCTCTTGCAATACACAAGCCACACCTGGCAGGAGCTACCTGCTTATCTCTGTTCAGTCAGGGGGATCCAGTCCCCTCAAACACATGGAACAGAACAGTAACAGCCAGAGCACAGACCAAGACAAAGAGCGCTCACATTTACATTTACTGTCCTGTGGTGAACAGATCTGAAAGTGAGACACTGGGCTGATGGTTTGCAGTGGTGACCGCTTAGTTTCTCCAGAGGATCCATTCACAGTCAGGAATGGAAGTGGGGGAGAATCTTGAGGTAGGGGAGAATCTTCATTATAATACTTAGCAGCCTCTTCCTCTAATTCTGCCTCATTGCCAGAATCTAACTGGTCATCATCATCAAATAGCTTTGTAAAAACATCCGCATAAAGAGGTCTTTCTGGCAGAGCAGAATGTTTAGTTTCAGTTTTACTTTGTTCAGGAAACACTTGATGCCTTTCAGGACAGAGGTCTAAGCTGTCCTGAATGAGTGTCTAGAGACTGAAAATATCTGTTGGAAGTTTTCTGGACCATGCTTGTCATAACACTGCTGTGTCTTAACTCCAATACGTTCTACACATTCTAAAAATTTACACAGCTGCTTATGTGCTACTTTAGTACCTCTAGCCTTTAAGACATCTTTAAGTAAATGTACAAACAGctgttttctatttccttggcCCATACTTACTTTTACACTTGTTCACGAATTTTTTTTACGACgcatctgtttttttatttacacTTATCACTTTTATTCTCAACCTGTACTCACCACAGCTTCCACTTTTTTTGAGTGCactccttttttcttctgtggtgtcCATCACGGACTCCTCCATGCCCCGCCCCCTCACTGGGCACCACATGTTGGAGCCTGCCGACAGTAGAGGCGTGCAgattgtagagacaatgaagaggacagaaaagagtTGAGAGGACTGTCAGTCAATGCCAgacagccccgagtttatttcgcagccagcttatatacagttttgaggggcagaggtagaacaatgcacagcacaggcattcaaccaccaTCTATCCCGTCCTTAagtcaaggagcaggcagcttcattttctatctcagtgTAACTccagctggcatcagcagcctgatTCTAGCCAGACAGtgtgttccttcctttctcacaatcctggagcaagcaagcttgaCCTCTATTtgctcagaatagacttcagattcaaactgggaaactgagtcagttgtgggctcccacatatGTCTGGTGGCCCacaccacttgtaactccagccttttctggcctctacctgcacatgtgtggcctacactcacacatacagaaTAAGTagacacaaaacaagaaaataggaATTTGAAGTGTGGAAAGGTGGAGGGCGGGAACACTGTTGGGGGGGCAgggctgtctctctcctctcttcttagATATCTCACTTCATTTCCTTCCTAACCTCTCAAGAGtcatgtgaggagaattctgagtgctcgTGCGAACTCTCCGAGAAAatgagacaagagtcttgtgacctgtTTCTACAAAACATGGGATTGTTCTTGTAATGTGTGTTTTGTGCTCTCCCCAGACACACagcagataggagtgagtttCCTGCCAGTTACTCATTATTGCTTGCTATTGTTATTCATTTAGATGTTCGAATTATCCTTTTTTGCCCTTgttaaaaaacatgttttccccaagtacagcttgtccttgtgattgtatacaaCTTGAACTCATAagaactttactcatgtgacctttcttaaccccaggagtataaattgtctgaggctctgaataaagttggctattgcatgagactttagccTACCTCATTTACTGGTTCCATCCTCCCAGGTCCCATGGTCTTCAGACTGGTGACAGAAAAATGCCATCTCTTATCCAGGACAAGAAGGTAATCTACACAATCTCGTGAATGTgcatgaaataaacatttttagaagAAACAATGCAAGAGCACAGTGTGCACAGTCCTCAACACCAGCCGGGTGTGGAGGGGCACTCCTttgacctcagcacttgggaggtaaaacAGAGGCAAAaatggtctctgtgagttggaggccagcctggtctacgtaaggagttccaggccagccaaagctacacagtgagaccctgtctcaaaaaaaaaaaaaaaaaaaaaagtcagcagaCTCTTTTTCAGAGACCAAGAATTAGGAAACTATAAAGTCAGGGTTCATCAAATTAGCAAAGACATGTAACATGAGACCACATGCCAGCTTCATTTCTCAGCACTACTGACATGTCCCATAAATACAAATGTTGTGGTACCACCATAAGACTCCATGGACCTCTGTGATGGATCTGCTATGGTGtaactggctgagccatctcgccaaccctttgttgtttttgttactgtttcgtggtgctggaattgaatcCAAGGCTTCTCACATGTCAGACAAGCAAACACTCTTAAGATAAAGCCATCAGTtctattgttgtttttttaacagtAATTTAACAATATAAACCTAATCCTTAGTGtataatttctttgaaaataggCATTAGCTAAATTTAGCCCATAAGACCTAGTTTGCCAACTCCtgcaagaaaaatatttagatgAAAATTAGAATTATTTGGCCCAAAGAAGTGTTAGGTTGAGAGCCTATCACTGGAACCAGGGCTACAACAGGCTTCCTAAAGGCACAGCACACCTTTCTCTTGAAGGTACTGTGTGGTCTTACCACCTGCATTTGGACTGACAAGTAGAGTTCTTTTCTTGTGTATTCTGAGTGTCGTATGCACAGGAGCAAAGCACATGACTTGTGTATTCTGAGTGTCGTACGCACAGGAGCAAACAGAAAACTCAAAGAGGAACTTTCACCACTCTTTTGACCTCTGTCCTGTCAGAGCAAGTTAAGCAGCAATCCAAGAAACTAAATCTTTTCTTCTATACTATATGGGAGAAATAAGTATTGCATAGGCACATATGTATAAGAAATAGACTTTCATGTATAATGGTGATTATGTAAGATATATATCaagtacatgaatatatatatatgttcacataGTTCCTTTGTCCACCAGTCCTACTtctgcaatttatttatttactttatgcaAATGAGTATTTTGCCTCATGTATGTATgaacaccatgtgtgtgcagtcctTAAGGCAGTCAGAAGAAGctatcagatcccatggaactggagttacgtaTGGAGCTATATATACACCATGTGGGTTGTGAGAAtgaaacccaggccctctgaaagagcagcaagtgctcttaactattgagccatctctccagcttaagGTTCTACTTTTGTGAAGCATAATTTTCACATATTAGAAAAATCATGGAAAAGCCCTACTGTGTGCAagtcatggttaaaaaaaataacaacaacaacaacaacaaatccctgTTATGCACAAGGTCAAATCAAAACTCTGTGAAACTCTGAATTCTGGGGGAGACAGTCAGCATCTGCCTTATAATCAGGTGACCTGCACCAGATGTCACCTATACATGATAGAGGGGCCTAACCTTGGGGACACCAATGAGCCATGTGGAATTTGAAATGGCACTCACTTCACTCAAGCAGTTGAAGGGTCCTGTAAGTGAAAAGAGGAAATTGCTAACGTACAGCTTTTAtatagcaagctttcttgtcagactatctttACATCACCAGCCCCACATATCAACaaaaacttattattattattattattaattatgaaagcttggccattagcttaggctgacccactagctcttataatttaaattaacctgtctctattaatctacattctgccatgtggcttggttacctctgCTCTGTACCACATGCCCAACTTCTTCAGAGTCTCTTCGTGTCTCTCTGGCATAATCtgtgcacctagattcctcctcctatctctcctgcctagctattggccatttagctctttattaaaccaatcagaagataccttaggcagagacatatctttacagtgtaaacaactATTCCACAACACTTCTATAAACAGACTACCCAGGGTGACTACAACATCCCTGTCACTCCAGCCACGGATATGGGAACCAAGGCCAAGTGAGAGGCATGAAATGCAAATAAAGGATGCTGAAGATGGATGTGATGAGGATCTATGTTGCCAATATGGAAGATTTATAGAAATCTGAGGCTGGATAAGGACTCTTtggcaaagagaaggaagaagcaggtCTCCATTGGTGGGGAATGGGCATCTGAAGAGAGGCTGGTGGCTGAACAAACACTGAAAAGGAAGACAGGGAAGCTGGAGTGTCAGTAAGTCACTAGAACTGAGAAAAAAGAGGTGTGACATCGTCTAGTGGAGCAGGCATGGTCACTCCTGGCACCGTGTACGCCTCCACATGGGACTGAGGACACTCAGTCATCATCAGGGGTCTCACTGGTGCTTCATAGGGTGGTGTTCCTGTCACCAGTGCACACAGAACACATCGCATCGGATCCATCAGTCAGTCATCTCGGAGAGAGTTCTTCATAAATGCATACATTTAGGTTAATTAATCTTATTGTCAGGCAGGTCGCACTGCCAGGTACAAATGGATTCCAGGTGTGCTGATCATCTCACAGAACACAGAAGCTACAGAGAGATTATGGTAATGACTTGGAAGGATGAACGAACAGGTCAGCTAGAGATGAGTGGACTGATTTGTCTAATATTAGAACTGagccctatttaaaaaaaaaaaaaaaaaaaaaaaaaaaaaaaaacacctgcctggactacataattCAATTCTTCCTGAAGCTTTCAAGAATTTCAAGTATGTTTAAAACCTTTGGAGTTCTAAATCTTTTCATGTATTTGTCAGTCTTCTGACAAGGAGATATGAAAATACACTCTCACAGAACTGCATTCCTAGAGGTTTATGGTTTCTCAGGAGATTACATACACTGTCCTGTAAGGTAAGATTTTCATGATACCCCAAAGAACTATTGTAGAAAAACTGTCAGCATGAAAATCTTCAGCAACTACATGGTCTATGGTTATGAAGAACAGCTGGAAACAAAGCACAATGCTTCTCCTCATATCCATCAAAAGACTGAGCTGTGTGATTTGAGGAGACAGAGTGAGGATAAGCTAAGCATCCAGGACAGAGGGCGGAGCAAAAACAACACTGGCCATtgtggtgcaagcctgtaatcttagcattcaggagatgAAGGCCAGTGGCTCATCCTTGGCTACgtagcaagttcaagatcagcctgggctgcatgagccAGGGAGGCTTAAGGACCAAGTTTGTTCTTTTCGTAAGAACTCACTTtctgagccaagtgtggtggcacatgcctacagtcCTTGGTGTGGGAAGTTGGagaagaaggatcaggaattcaaggttagtCTGGCtgcaggagatcctgtctcaaaaaagctaCTCTTAAGGTAACTAAGCTGGGAGCCACAGAACTGCATTAATCCCTTATAAAGGCAGTATCCCTAAGGATCTAATTACTTTGCATAATgttcccccccacctctctctctctctctctctctcgacatagtttctctgtgtagctctggctgtcctagaacttgctccgtagaccagactggcctcgaactcacagagatccacctacctctgcctccaaagtgctaagattaaaggcatgtgccactactgcccggctgtGTTCCAACTTTTAATGGTCCCTAGCACCTcccaacaccaccacaccaggagCCAAGCTTCTCAGACCATGTAAAGATGCCTCCTTTCtatattttcctgtttaaaaGAGTATGGTGGCATGGACAGCATCTTGGGATgggtctgaggcttcatctttGGTGAGACAGTCATCATTGGTAAATGGTCTAGCATGTGCAAATTCATTCCAGGAGCAGGTCCCAGTGGTATTGTCCAAGAAAAGGAGGGTCCATCACTGCCATCACTGGATGGATGTTCATTGGGTTATAGAACCACACGAGGATAAAGAGAACCCAGGGAACTAAAAGGAAGTTATTGTATAATACCATTTTacggtgtgttacttttgtttattttgcatttgtttaactctgtgaagctgtgttactttgtctaaatTATGtgatggtctcataaagagctaaatggccaatagctaggcaggagaaagaataggtggggctggcagactgAGAGAAtgtataggaggagaaatctgggggtggggagaaaagaagtagccagagaaagaggaggactccaggggccagacacccaactacacagcaagccacagagtaagagtaagatttacagaagtggggctggagagatggctcagaggttaagagcacagcctgctctttcagaggtcctgagttcaattcccagcaaccacatggtggttcacaaccatctgcaatgagatctggtgccctctgctggcatgcagacacgcaggcagaacactatatacataataaataaataaattttttttttaaaaaaaagatttacagaagtaagagaacaggaaaagccctgaggccaaagatagatgggaaaatttaagaaaagctggctagcaacaagccaagctaaggctgaatatttataattaagaataggcctccatgtgtgatttatttggaagcggatggtgggccccccaaaagagtgaaaaacaaacaacaggaagtgagctgtcATCCCAAGAATGAAGTGCAGAGGATGGGTTGTGTTCCTGGTGGGGAAGTTGCCGTTATTAGTCAAACACTGAGCTTAACCTCCTGGCTGTTTGTAGCAGTCATTTTCCACACTCTGTGCTTCCTACCCCAgcagtttttcttttccataaataGAGAGCTATCAGGGAGTTGGGTGTAATAAGGGTAATTACACGTAGGCATGTTACTCTAACAGGCTGTTGGTACAGTTTTGGGTCCTCTATAAATGGCTGACTTAAAATCCTCACTACTTCAAGCTGCACCTCTTTGGTTGGCTCCTAGAGTACCATATAAAGTGcttcttggatttctttttttgatctcccttctctctcattcCAGGAAAAATTAATGGAGCTGAGCCAGGAACAGGTATCCAAGACAGACAACATActgttttacgtgtgtgtgtgtgtgtgtgtgtgtgtgtgtgtgtgtgtgtagagagagagagagagagagagagagagatgtaggaGGTATGGTGTAAagtaaagtagaagaaaaaagcaaattaaaagtaGATTTGGACATCTTTAAATGCTTATTTGGGTTGGATAGAATCACCATTATATTTAAACACATAGGCTTGCCATTTTTCCTATTGTGATCAAAACTAATTTTGTttaatctttctctgtcctccttcTCACACTATAAGATGAGATATCTTTGATTACCTTAGGAAACTAAAACAAGtattaagggggctggagagatggctcagaggttaagagcactgactgctcctccagagatcctgagttcaattcccagcaaccacatggtggctcacaaccatctgtaatgagatctggtgccctcttctggcctgcagtcatacatgctgtatacataataaataaatctttaaaaaaaagtgcatgTTGCATCTGCAGTTTAGAtctgatatatataatatatatatattacacataaataaatgtacagaagGAAGCCTGCAGGCCCTGAGACAGAAAGTGGAGGTGACATTTGCTTACTCAATTACCTGAAGCTACAGATGGAGGGAGACTAGAGAACAATGAAATGTAGTGAAGGCATTGGGAGACATGCTCTGAATATTATATCTATGTGCACATATTTAGAGAAACTAGATCTTATTAAATGACTATGACCAAAATCTGTTGCTTAATTAAGATATCATTGAGATATAATAAATAGCATATGTTTAAGGTATCCAACATGACTAATGGCTAAGCATCTATTCACCCATGGGAGCATCAACCAAATCAAGACAGTGAACTTACCCATACTCCACACTAGTTTACTTAAGCCCTTTGTAACTCTTCTCGATGTCCATTTGTTTTAGCTACTTCTCTTGTTGCtggacaaaatacctgacaagatCTGTTTAAAGgatggaagggtttattttggatcATATTTTGAGGGTACAGTCCCTCAAGATGAAGAAGATCTGTATAATTCAGATAACCTGGTCATATGTGAcaacagtcaggaaacagagagagatatgaatgccagtgctcagctcagcttctctttttcttcttctgtctggGATTTCAACCCATGGATTGATGCCATCCACATGTGTCCTCTCACTTCAATTAGCCCAATCTGAAAACTCTAACTCCCAGAGTCTTATCTGCTAGGTAGTCCCAGAGCTgctcaagttgacaatcaaattAAACATCATATCTCCTGTGGATCTCACAGACCATCCCCTTCTAAGCACCCTCTGCCCACTCATTCTTGCAGGCCaccctccaacaccagcaggcattccctgtggACACAATGGCTGAGTAGGCCAGTGAAACAGacaacacacagccatcacatcattgggaaatgaagagagaaaacagaaagcaagaaacAGAACATACGCCCAACAAAgatccagaaatcagcacctagaagCATAATCATCACAAACCCGGATGCCTAGATGCCAAGCATAAGAACATGATCAATCGTAGCCAAGGCAACAAAtgtgtcaccaccagagcccagctgttCTACCACAGCAAGTCCTGAATATTCCAACGTGGATGAAGCACAGATGCACAacaagaccttaaaaccaactgtatgaagatgatagaggtcctttaaaaggaaataaataaatctcttttaaaattcagaaaaacacaaacaaacaattggagaAAATGACAAATCTcttcaagaaaatacaaaaacaaaaaacaaacaaacaaaaaaaccagttgaaggaaatgaaccCAACCGTTCAAgagcttaaaaagaaaatagacacacaaaaaagagaaaaaactgagggaattctgtgCGTGAAATATTTAGGACtttgaacagaaactacagaggcaagcctcaccaacagaatataagacaTGGAAAAGAGcctctcaggcactgaagatgtGATAGAACAAATGGATATATTggtgaaagaaaatgtgaaatcaaAAGAatttctgacacaaaacatccaggaaatccgAGACCCTGtgaaaagaccaaagctaagaACATTAGGAgtagccccacccacccactgcagCCCCAGTgtagccccacccacccactgcagCCCCAGTgtagccccacccacccactgcagCCCCAGTTGCTGCAAAGCTCTTATGGGCAGGCCTTCCCACCCCTATGTCAGAGCCTGTGATCTACAAGTCCCACTCCATCCTCCAAGCCCACCCATCCCCCTGTgacctcagtggctccctgaATCCCACTCCATCCTCCAAGCCCACCCATCCCCCTGTgacctcagtggctccctgaATCCCACTCCACCCTCCAAGCCCACCCATCCCCCTGTgacctcagtggctccctgagacacaaacactTC is part of the Peromyscus leucopus breed LL Stock chromosome 8a, UCI_PerLeu_2.1, whole genome shotgun sequence genome and encodes:
- the LOC114710503 gene encoding LOW QUALITY PROTEIN: diazepam-binding inhibitor-like 5 (The sequence of the model RefSeq protein was modified relative to this genomic sequence to represent the inferred CDS: inserted 1 base in 1 codon; substituted 2 bases at 2 genomic stop codons) → MSHVEFEMALTSLKQLKGPVSEKRKLLTYSFYKQTTQGDYNIPVTPATDMGTKAKXEAXNANKGCXKMDVMRIYVANMEDL